One Bradyrhizobium sp. ISRA464 genomic window carries:
- a CDS encoding long-chain fatty acid--CoA ligase, translating to MMDYAGRAAQADTFPKMLRLNAKKYGNEIALREKDFGLWREFTWSDYQTRTRDFALGMLELGLGRGDVIGIIGDNRPDWVAAEIASHAIGAMSLGLYRDVLDEEAAYLLSYGEARLVFAEDEEQVDKLLGLADRVPHLKYIVYSDPRGMRKYDDPRLMEASKLAAMGRDRAAREPGLYDGLVEATRGEDVAILCTTSGTTANPKLAMLAAGRVLRHCATYLAFDPKGPDDEYVSVLPLPWIMEQVYALGKGLLCRMKVNFVEEPDTMMNDFREIAPTFVLFAPRVWESIAADVRAGVMDASPLKQRLYDIGMKSGLAAVAAGKRSMFADKLLFRALRDRLGFTRLRSAATGGAALGPETFKFFQAMGVPLRTLYGQTELLGAYTLHPEGKVDPDTTGIPMADDVEIRIDNPDVNGVGEIVVRHPNMFLGYYKNPEASTADIKDGWMHSGDAGYYNDERQLVVIDRIRDLAETSRGERFSPQYIENKLKFSPYVAEAVVLGAGRDALASMICIRYSIISKWAEKNRISFTTYTDLSSRPEVYALLRKEVETVNATLPPAQRISRFLLLYKELDADDGELTRTRKVRRGVINEKYADIIEAIYRGKANIPVDTVIRFQDGTTQRVRTTLQVVDLGHTVAAEAAE from the coding sequence ATGATGGACTACGCCGGACGCGCCGCGCAGGCCGACACCTTTCCCAAGATGCTGCGCCTCAACGCCAAGAAGTACGGCAACGAGATCGCGCTACGCGAGAAGGACTTCGGGCTGTGGCGCGAATTCACCTGGAGCGATTACCAGACCCGCACCCGTGACTTCGCGCTCGGCATGCTCGAGCTCGGCCTCGGCCGCGGCGACGTCATCGGCATCATCGGCGACAACCGGCCGGACTGGGTCGCCGCCGAGATCGCCAGCCACGCGATCGGCGCGATGAGCCTCGGTCTCTATCGCGACGTGCTGGATGAGGAAGCCGCCTATCTCCTGAGCTACGGCGAGGCCAGGCTCGTATTCGCCGAGGACGAGGAGCAGGTCGACAAGCTGCTCGGCCTCGCCGATCGGGTGCCCCATCTCAAGTACATCGTCTATTCCGACCCGCGCGGCATGCGCAAATACGACGACCCGCGCTTGATGGAGGCGAGCAAGCTCGCCGCGATGGGACGCGACCGCGCCGCGCGCGAGCCGGGCCTTTACGATGGGCTGGTCGAAGCCACCCGCGGCGAGGACGTCGCGATCCTCTGCACGACCTCCGGCACGACCGCGAATCCGAAGCTTGCGATGCTGGCGGCCGGCCGCGTGCTGCGGCATTGCGCGACCTATCTCGCATTCGACCCGAAGGGCCCGGACGACGAATACGTCTCGGTGCTGCCGCTGCCCTGGATCATGGAACAGGTTTACGCGCTCGGCAAAGGTCTGCTCTGCCGGATGAAGGTCAACTTCGTCGAAGAGCCCGACACCATGATGAACGACTTCCGTGAGATCGCGCCGACCTTCGTGCTGTTCGCGCCGCGCGTCTGGGAATCGATCGCCGCCGATGTCCGCGCCGGCGTGATGGACGCCTCCCCGCTTAAGCAGCGGCTCTACGACATCGGCATGAAGAGCGGACTCGCGGCGGTCGCCGCGGGCAAGCGCTCGATGTTCGCCGACAAGCTGCTGTTCCGTGCGCTGCGCGACCGGCTCGGCTTTACGCGGCTGCGCTCGGCAGCCACCGGCGGCGCGGCGCTCGGGCCCGAGACCTTCAAGTTCTTCCAGGCCATGGGCGTGCCGCTGCGCACGCTCTATGGCCAGACTGAGCTGCTCGGTGCCTACACGCTGCATCCCGAAGGCAAGGTCGATCCTGACACCACCGGCATTCCGATGGCCGACGACGTCGAGATCCGGATCGACAACCCCGACGTCAACGGCGTCGGCGAGATCGTCGTGCGCCACCCCAACATGTTCCTCGGCTACTACAAGAACCCCGAGGCGTCGACGGCCGATATCAAGGACGGCTGGATGCATTCCGGCGATGCCGGCTACTACAACGATGAGCGGCAGCTCGTCGTGATCGACCGTATCAGGGATCTCGCCGAGACCTCGCGCGGCGAACGCTTCTCGCCGCAATATATCGAGAACAAGCTGAAGTTCTCGCCCTACGTTGCCGAAGCCGTCGTGCTCGGCGCAGGCCGCGACGCGCTCGCCTCCATGATCTGCATCCGCTACTCAATCATCTCGAAATGGGCGGAGAAGAACCGGATCTCGTTCACGACCTACACCGACCTCTCCTCGCGCCCAGAAGTCTATGCGTTGCTGCGGAAGGAGGTCGAGACGGTCAACGCCACGCTGCCGCCGGCGCAGCGCATCTCGCGCTTCCTCTTGCTCTACAAGGAGCTCGACGCCGACGATGGCGAGCTGACCCGAACCAGAAAAGTCCGCCGCGGCGTCATCAACGAGAAATATGCCGACATCATCGAGGCGATCTATCGCGGCAAGGCCAACATCCCCGTCGACACCGTGATCCGCTTCCAGGACGGCACGACCCAGCGCGTCCGCACTACGCTGCAGGTGGTGGATCTCGGCCACACGGTTGCCGCGGAGGCCGCGGAATGA
- a CDS encoding Crp/Fnr family transcriptional regulator produces the protein MIAADYLRRIAAWSRELTEQEIEIARAGIAEKSYRANEFIFMRGDNFQYWTGIVSGLARMGIVSRRGKAASFAGLTAGAWFGEGTVLKNEARRYDVVALRDTRLAMMDRRTFVWLFENSVGFNRFLVGQLNERLGQFIALLEYGRTLDATERLARSIASLFNPILYPDLTLHLEITQEEIGALSGISRQNANQCLKRLEREGLLRLEYGGVTIIDLERLRHYGE, from the coding sequence ATGATTGCTGCTGATTACCTGAGGCGCATCGCGGCCTGGTCGCGCGAATTGACCGAGCAGGAAATCGAGATCGCCCGCGCCGGCATCGCCGAGAAGTCCTATCGCGCCAACGAATTCATCTTCATGCGCGGCGACAATTTCCAGTACTGGACCGGCATCGTCAGCGGGCTGGCACGCATGGGCATCGTGTCCCGCCGCGGCAAGGCCGCGAGTTTCGCCGGCCTCACCGCCGGCGCGTGGTTCGGCGAGGGCACCGTGCTCAAGAACGAGGCGCGGCGCTACGACGTGGTCGCGCTGCGCGATACACGGCTGGCGATGATGGACCGCCGCACCTTCGTCTGGCTGTTCGAAAATAGCGTCGGCTTCAACCGTTTCCTGGTCGGACAGCTCAATGAGCGCCTCGGCCAGTTCATCGCTCTGCTGGAATATGGCCGCACGCTGGATGCGACCGAGCGGCTGGCCCGCTCGATCGCCTCGCTGTTCAATCCGATTCTGTATCCGGACCTCACGTTGCACCTGGAGATCACCCAGGAGGAGATCGGCGCATTGTCGGGAATCTCCCGGCAGAACGCCAATCAGTGCCTGAAGCGGCTGGAGCGGGAGGGGCTGCTCCGGCTTGAATATGGCGGGGTGACCATCATCGACCTCGAGCGGCTGCGCCACTACGGCGAGTGA
- a CDS encoding ABC transporter ATP-binding protein has product MSYSLEVREVSLRFGGVRALTEVSFGVNEGELFSIIGPNGAGKTSIVNCISGRYKPTEGQLFYRGRDITGLNPNARPRLGIGRTFQNLALFHHMSVLDNIMVGRHHLLKNNFITGSLYWLAGARREELEHRRKVEEIIDFLDLQSVRKATAGTLPYGLRKRVELARAMALEPQLILLDEPMAGMNFEEKEDMARYIVDLNEEFGMTVMMIEHDMGVVMDISHRVMVLDFGRKIAEGDPATVLADPHVKRAYLGEEDEVLVDPDDKPAVRESAA; this is encoded by the coding sequence GTGTCTTACAGTTTAGAGGTGCGCGAGGTCTCGTTGCGCTTTGGCGGCGTCCGGGCGCTGACCGAAGTGAGCTTCGGCGTTAACGAGGGCGAGCTGTTCTCCATCATCGGCCCGAACGGCGCCGGCAAGACCTCGATCGTCAACTGCATCTCCGGCCGCTACAAGCCCACCGAAGGCCAGCTGTTCTATCGCGGCCGCGACATCACCGGCCTCAATCCGAACGCGCGGCCGCGACTCGGCATCGGCCGCACCTTCCAGAATCTCGCGCTGTTCCACCACATGAGCGTGCTCGACAACATCATGGTCGGCCGCCATCACCTGCTGAAGAACAACTTCATCACGGGATCGCTGTACTGGCTCGCCGGCGCGCGCCGCGAGGAGCTGGAGCATCGCCGCAAGGTCGAGGAGATCATCGACTTCCTCGATCTGCAATCGGTGCGCAAGGCGACCGCCGGCACCTTGCCCTACGGCCTGCGCAAGCGGGTCGAGCTCGCGCGAGCGATGGCGCTGGAGCCACAGCTGATCCTGCTCGACGAGCCGATGGCCGGCATGAACTTCGAAGAGAAGGAAGACATGGCGCGCTACATCGTCGACCTCAACGAAGAGTTCGGCATGACAGTGATGATGATCGAGCACGACATGGGCGTCGTGATGGACATCTCCCACCGCGTCATGGTGCTGGATTTCGGCCGCAAGATCGCCGAGGGCGACCCGGCGACCGTGCTCGCCGATCCCCACGTCAAGCGCGCCTATCTCGGCGAAGAGGACGAGGTGCTGGTCGATCCCGACGACAAGCCCGCGGTGCGGGAGAGCGCGGCATGA